A single window of Anopheles moucheti chromosome 2, idAnoMoucSN_F20_07, whole genome shotgun sequence DNA harbors:
- the LOC128298005 gene encoding spectrin beta chain isoform X2 has translation MTTDISVVRWDPSQGPGNEFIEDIEYDGGNSSSRLFERSRIKALAEERESVQKKTFTKWVNSHLVRVNSPIKDLYVDMRDGKNLIKLLEVLSGERLPRPTKGKMRIHCLENVDKALQFLREQRVHLENIGSHDIVDGNASLNLGLIWTIILRFQIQDITIEETDNKETKSAKDALLLWCQMKTAGYHNVNVRNFTTSWRDGLAFNAIIHKHRPDLIQFDKLSKTNPIQNLNNAFNVAEEKLGLTKLLDAEDIFVDHPDEKSIITYVVTYYHYFSKLKQETVQGKRIGKVVGIAMDNDRMINEYESLTSELLKWIEVTIVQLGDRHFVNSLVGVQQQLAQFSNYRTVEKPPKFVEKGNLEVLLFTLQSKMRANNQKPYTPKEGKMISDINKAWERLEKAEHERELALREELIRQEKLEQLAARFNRKATMRETWLSENQRLVSTDNFGFDLAAVEAAAKKHEAIETDIFAYEERVQAVVAVCNELEAEKYHDIERIAARKDNVLRLWNYLIELLRARRMRLEFSIQLQQNFQEMIYILDSMEEIKQRLLTDDYGKHLMGVEDLLQKHSLVEADINVLGDRVKQVVQNSQKFLVDEEDNYKPCDPSIIVDRVQRLEDAYAELCKLAVERRSRLEENRKLWQFYWDMADEENWIKEKEQIVSADEIGHDLTTVNLLLSKHKALESEIQSHEPQLMAVSEVGDELVRRGHFGADRIDERLKEIMSMWSNLRQLTDNRRKRLEDAVDYFQLFADADDIDNWMLDALRLVSSEDVGRDEANVQSLLKKHKDVADELKNYAETIEQLHAQADRLTLNPPEQEKVRERLAAIDARYKELMELAKLRKQRLLDALSLYKLISESDGVEQWIGEKERMLQTMVPGKDIEDVEIMKHRYDGFDKEMNANASRVAVVNQLARQLLHVEHPNSLEIQEKQNHLNNSWSKLREQAESKRDDLKSAHGVQTFYIECRETVSWIEDKKRILTETDSLQMDLTGVMTLQRRLSGMERDLAAIQAKLTALENEADSIEGEHPEEAALIRERVAQIQIIWEQLTQMLKERDSKLEEAGDLHRFLRDLDHFQAWLTKTQTDVASEDTPTSLPEAEKLLNQHQSIREEIDNYTEDYKKMMEYGEGLTSEPTQTEDPQYMFLRERLKALKDGWEELHQMWENRQVLLSQGLDQQLFNRDARQAEVLLSQQEHVLSKDDTPVNLEQAENQLKRHEAFLTTMEANDEKFNTIVQVAGQMTSKDHFDADKITKRAESIAHRRDDNRNRALELHEKLKNQVKLHEFLQDIEELTEWVQEKYITAQDDTYRSAKTVHSKWTRHQAFEAEIAANKERLHEAKKAAQELMVEKPEFKEIIEPKLTDLSKNFDELETSTKEKGALLFDAKREVIVQQSVDDIDSWMDDLEKQIINTDTGNDLTSVNILMQKQQIIQTQMAVKARQVEELDKQTEVLTKTAPSDVVEPIVEKKTAVNARFEKIKAPLLERQRQLEKKKEAFQFRRDVEDEKLWIDEKMPLAESTEYGNSLFNVHVLKKKHQSLNTEIDNHEPRIMTICNNGQKLIDEGHEDAGSYADLISQLTQKWQELKDAVENRHRQLDQSEKVQQYFFDAAEAESWMSEQELYMMVEDRGKDETSAQNLMKKHESLEQSVEDYADTIRQLGETARQLTTEQHAYSDQVSVKQSQLDKLYAGLKDLAGERRARLDEALQLFMLSREVDDLEQWITDREVVAGSHELGQDYDHITLLWERFNEFAQDTATVGSERVAKANGIADDLIHAGHSDSATIAEWKDGLNESWQDLLELIETRKAMLAASRELHKFFHDCKDVLGRINEKQHGVSEELGRDAGVVSALQRKHQNFIQDLMTLHAQVQQIQEESAKLQAAYAGEKAREITNREHEVLNAWAHLQAMCDERRGKLADTGDLFKFFNMVRTLMLWMEDVVRQMNTSEKPRDVSGVELLMNNHQSLKAEIDTREDNFSACLALGKELLSRNHYASADIKDRLLQLTNSRNALLHRWEERWENLQLILEVYQFARDAAVAEAWLIAQEPYLMSTELGHTIDEVENLIKKHEAFEKSAAAQEERFSALERLTTFELKEMKRRQDAAEEAERQRVEAEAAARAAAEAEAEAARQAEAAAARDAADAPGSPHSTREQESVAGETVVSRRHSGIPKERSSSSASASAGVKVSRRSRSKSPFRSFRWKRTASKADEAASDDEGGADEGAQEGVLTRKHEWESTTKKASNRSWDKVYCVARSGRLTFFKDQRSAKSVPEQTFRGEPPLELKGAQIEIANDYTKKKHVFRIKLSNGGEFLLQCHDDSEMQQWVTALKAQCELDASGEGRSLTLPASSQKDEQKRRSFFTLKKN, from the exons ATGACGACTGACATTTCCGTAGTACGATGGGACCCTAGCCAGGGTCCTGGAAATGAATTTATCGAAGATATCGAATACGACGGAGGAAACTCCAGTTCCCGTTTATTCGAACGATCACGCATTAAGGCGTTAGCAG AGGAACGTGAAAGTGTTCAAAAAAAGACATTCACAAAATGGGTCAATTCGCACCTTGTTCGGGTGAACAGTCCGATCAAAGACCTGTATGTGGATATGCGGGATGGCAAAAATTTGATCAAGCTGCTAGAGGTGCTGTCTGGCGAGCGATTGCCACGGCCAACGAAGGGCAAGATGCGTATCCACTGTCTGGAAAATGTGGACAAAGCGCTGCAATTTCTCCGCGAACAGCGTGTCCATTTGGAAAATATCGGTTCGCACGATATTGTCGATGGTAACGCTAGTTTGAACCTGGGATTGATCTGGACAATCATTCTACGCTTCCAG ATTCAAGATATTACTATAGAAGAAACGGACAACAAAGAGACCAAATCCGCCAAGGATGCTTTGCTGCTGTGGTGTCAAATGAAAACTGCCGGCTATCACAATGTGAACGTGCGCAACTTTACCACCTCGTGGCGTGACGGATTGGCGTTCAATGCAATTATACACAAGCACCGGCCGGACTTGATACAGTTCGACAAACTGTCGAAAACAAATCCGATCCAGAACTTGAACAATGCGTTCAATGTTGCGGAGGAGAAACTCGGCCTGACGAAGCTGCTCGACGCGGAAGACATTTTTGTCGATCATCCGGACGAAAAGTCGATCATTACGTATGTCGTGACGTATTATCACTACTTCAGCAAGCTGAAGCAGGAGACGGTGCAGGGCAAGCGTATTGGCAAGGTGGTCGGTATTGCGATGGACAACGATCGCATGATCAACGAGTACGAATCGTTGACGAGCGAGCTGCTGAAGTGGATTGAAGTGACGATTGTGCAGTTGGGCGATCGGCATTTCGTCAACTCGCTGGTAGGcgtacagcagcagctggcacagtTCTCCAACTATCGCACGGTCGAAAAGCCGCCGAAGTTTGTCGAGAAGGGCAACCTCGAGGTGCTGCTGTTCACGCTCCAGTCAAAGATGAGagcaaacaatcaaaaaccGTACACGCCCAAGGAGGGTAAGATGATTTCCGACATCAACAAAGCCTGGGAACGGTTGGAAAAGGCTGAGCACGAGCGTGAACTGGCGTTGCGCGAAGAGCTGATCCGCCAGGAGAAGCTAGAACAGCTTGCAGCACGTTTCAACCGCAAAGCTACGATGCGCGAAACCTGGCTGTCCGAGAACCAGCGTCTGGTTAGCACGGATAACTTTGGCTTTGATCTGGCTGCGGTTGAGGCGGCCGCGAAGAAGCATGAAGCCATCGAAACGGACATCTTTGCGTACGAGGAACGCGTACAAGCTGTGGTGGCGGTTTGCAACGAGCTGGAGGCCGAAAAGTATCACGATATCGAGCGCATTGCCGCCCGGAAGGATAATGTATTGCGTCTGTGGAACTACCTGATCGAGCTGCTCCGTGCTCGACGCATGCGCCTCGAGTTCTCGATTCAGCTGCAGCAGAACTTCCAGGAGATGATTTACATTCTGGACTCGATGGAGGAAATCAAGCAGCGTCTGCTGACAGACGACTACGGCAAACATCTGATGGGTGTGGAGGATTTGCTGCAGAAACATTCACTCGTCGAGGCGGACATCAATGTGCTTGGTGATCGTGTGAAACAGGTGGTGCAAAACTCGCAGAAGTTCCTGGTTGACGAAGAGGACAACTACAAACCGTGCGATCCGTCGATCATCGTCGATCGTGTCCAGCGTCTGGAGGATGCTTACGCCGAGCTGTGCAAGCTTGCTGTCGAACGTCGCTCGCGGCTGGAAGAGAACCGCAAGCTGTGGCAGTTCTACTGGGACATGGCTGATGAGGAGAACTGGATCAAGGAGAAGGAACAGATTGTGTCGGCAGATGAGATTGGTCATGATTTGACGACCGTCAACTTGCTACTGTCGAAGCACAAGGCGCTTGAATCCGAGATACAGTCGCACGAACCGCAGCTGATGGCCGTTAGCGAGGTTGGAGATGAGCTGGTGCGCCGCGGACACTTCGGTGCCGATCGTATCGATGAGCGTTTGAAGGAAATCATGTCTATGTGGAGCAATTTGCGCCAACTAACAGACAACCGTCGCAAGCGTCTAGAAGATGCCGTAGATTACTTCCAGCTGTTCGCGGACGCGGATGACATCGATAACTGgatgttggatgctctgcgcTTGGTGTCGTCCGAGGATGTGGGTCGCGATGAAGCAAACGTCCAAAGTTTGCTCAAGAAGCACAAGGACGTGGCGGACGAGCTCAAGAACTACGCCGAAACGATCGAACAGTTGCATGCTCAGGCCGACCGCTTGACGCTAAACCCTCCGGAACAGGAGAAGGTTCGCGAGCGTCTCGCCGCGATCGATGCCCGCTACAAGGAGTTGATGGAGTTGGCCAAGCTGCGCAAGCAGCGACTGCTGGATGCGCTCAGCCTGTACAAACTGATTTCCGAAAGCGATGGTGTCGAACAGTGGATCGGAGAGAAGGAACGCATGTTGCAGACAATGGTCCCTGGCAAGGACATCGAAGATGTGGAAATCATGAAGCATCGCTACGACGGATTCGACAAAGAGATGAACGCCAATGCGTCTCGCGTAGCTGTGGTGAATCAACTTGCCCGCCAACTGCTGCATGTGGAGCATCCAAATTCGCTGGAAATTCAAGAGAAGCAGAACCACCTGAACAACTCTTGGTCGAAGTTGCGCGAGCAAGCGGAGAGCAAACGCGACGATCTGAAATCTGCTCACGGTGTGCAAACATTCTACATCGAATGTCGCGAAACGGTGTCGTGGATCGAGGACAAGAAACGCATTCTCACCGAGACGGACAGCCTGCAGATGGATTTGACCGGTGTGATGACGTTGCAGCGCCGTCTGAGCGGCATGGAGCGCGATTTGGCCGCTATCCAGGCGAAGCTGACGGCTCTCGAGAACGAAGCCGACTCGATCGAGGGCGAACATCCGGAAGAGGCCGCACTGATCCGCGAGCGCGTTGCACAGATTCAAATCATCTGGGAGCAGCTCACGCAGATGCTGAAGGAACGCGACTCGAAGCTGGAGGAGGCTGGCGATTTGCACCGTTTCCTGCGCGATCTGGATCACTTCCAGGCCTGGTTGACCAAGACGCAGACGGACGTCGCTTCCGAGGATACGCCAACATCGCTGCCGGAGGCTGAGAAGCTGCTCAACCAACATCAGAGCATCCGCGAAGAAATCGACAACTACACCGAGGACTACAAGAAGATGATGGAGTACGGCGAGGGTCTTACGTCGGAACCGACACAAACCGAGGACCCGCAGTACATGTTCTTGCGCGAGCGTCTGAAGGCACTGAAGGATGGTTGGGAAGAACTGCACCAGATGTGGGAAAACCGTCAAGTGCTTCTGTCACAAGGATTGGATCAACAGCTGTTCAACCGCGATGCCCGCCAGGCCGAGGTGCTGCTCAGCCAACAAGAGCATGTGCTTAGCAAGGACGATACCCCGGTCAATCTGGAACAGGCCGAAAATCAGTTGAAGCGTCATGAAGCGTTCCTCACCACAATGGAAGCTAACGATGAGAAGTTCAACACGATCGTGCAGGTGGCGGGCCAGATGACGAGCAAGGATCATTTCGACGCGGACAAGATCACGAAGCGTGCCGAGAGCATTGCTCACCGTCGCGACGATAACCGTAACCGTGCGCTGGAACTGCACGAGAAGCTAAAGAACCAGGTGAAACTGCACGAGTTCCTGCAGGATATTGAGGAGCTGACGGAATGGGTACAAGAAAAGTACATCACCGCGCAGGACGACACCTATCGCAGCGCCAAGACGGTGCACTCGAAATGGACTCGCCATCAGGCGTTTGAGGCGGAAATTGCTGCCAACAAGGAGCGTCTGCATGAGGCGAAGAAGGCCGCCCAGGAGCTGATGGTGGAGAAGCCCGAGTTCAAGGAGATCATTGAACCGAAGCTGACGGATCTGTCAAAGAACTTCGACGAGCTGGAAACCAGCACCAAGGAAAAGGGTGCCTTGCTGTTCGACGCCAAGCGTGAAGTGATCGTGCAACAGAGCGTAGACGATATCGACTCGTGGATGGATGATCTCGAGAAGCAGATCATCAACACGGACACTGGTAACGATTTGACCTCGGTGAACATTCTCATGCAGAAGCAGCAGATCATCCAAACGCAGATGGCAGTGAAAGCCCGCCAAGTggaggagcttgacaaacagACGGAGGTACTGACGAAGACTGCTCCGTCAGACGTGGTCGAACCGATCGTGGAGAAGAAGACGGCTGTAAATGCACGTTTCGAAAAGATCAAGGCCCCGCTGCTGGAACGCCAACGCCAGCtggagaagaagaaggaagcgTTCCAGTTCCGCCGAGACGTCGAGGATGAGAAGCTGTGGATTGACGAGAAGATGCCGCTGGCTGAATCGACGGAATACGGCAACTCGCTGTTCAATGTGCACGTGCTGAAGAAGAAGCACCAGTCGCTGAACACGGAAATCGACAACCACGAGCCTCGCATCATGACGATCTGCAACAATGGTCAGAAGCTGATCGACGAGGGTCACGAAGATGCAGGCTCGTACGCCGACCTTATCAGCCAGCTGACGCAGAAGTGGCAGGAGCTGAAGGATGCGGTCGAAAATCGTCACCGACAGCTGGATCAGTCGGAAAAGGTACAGCAGTACTTCTTCGATGCGGCCGAAGCGGAATCGTGGATGAGCGAACAGGAGCTGTACATGATGGTGGAGGATCGTGGCAAGGACGAAACCTCGGCCCAGAATCTGATGAAGAAGCACGAAAGTCTGGAGCAATCGGTGGAGGACTATGCCGACACAATTCGCCAGCTGGGTGAAACCGCACGTCAGCTAACGACCGAACAGCATGCCTACAGCGATCAGGTATCGGTGAAACAATCGCAACTGGACAAACTGTACGCCGGATTGAAGGACTTGGCAGGTGAACGTCGTGCCCGGTTGGATGAAGCCTTGCAGCTGTTCATGTTGAGCCGCGAGGTAGATGATCTGGAACAATGGATTACGGATCGCGAAGTGGTTGCTGGTTCGCATGAGCTTGGACAAGACTACGACCACATTACGTTGCTGTGGGAACGTTTCAACGAGTTCGCCCAAGACACGGCCACCGTTGGCAGTGAGCGTGTCGCAAAGGCAAACGGTATTGCTGACGATCTTATCCATGCCGGCCACTCGGACAGCGCTACGATCGCCGAATGGAAGGATGGTCTGAATGAATCATGGCAGGATCTGCTTGAGTTGATTGAAACACGCAAGGCGATGTTGGCCGCTTCGCGCGAGCTGCACAAATTCTTCCACGACTGCAAGGACGTGCTGGGACGTATCAACGAGAAACAGCATGGCGTTTCGGAGGAGTTGGGCCGTGATGCGGGTGTCGTGTCGGCACTGCAGCGCAAGCACCAGAACTTCATCCAAGACCTGATGACGCTGCACGCGCAGGTGCAGCAGATCCAGGAAGAGTCGGCCAAACTGCAGGCGGCGTACGCCGGTGAGAAGGCACGGGAAATTACGAACCGCGAACACGAAGTGCTGAACGCGTGGGCCCATCTGCAGGCAATGTGCGATGAGCGTCGCGGCAAGCTTGCCGACACCGGCGATCTGTTCAAGTTCTTCAACATGGTCCGCACGCTGATGCTGTGGATGGAGGACGTTGTGCGACAGATGAACACGTCGGAGAAACCACGCGACGTGTCGGGCGTTGAGCTGCTGATGAACAACCATCAAAGCCTGAAGGCGGAAATTGATACGCGTGAGGATAACTTCAGTGCCTGTCTGGCGCTAGGCAAGGAACTGCTTTCGCGTAATCACTACGCATCGGCCGACATTAAGGATCGATTGTTGCAGCTCACCAACAGCCGAAATGCGCTGCTACATCGATGGGAAGAGCGTTGGGAGAATTTGCAGCTGA TCTTGGAAGTGTATCAGTTCGCTCGTGATGCTGCCGTCGCTGAGGCATGGCTTATCGCACAGGAACCGTATCTGATGTCAACAGAGCTGGGACACACTATTGACGAGGTGGAGAATCTAATTAAGAAGCATGAAGCCTTCGAAAAATCTGCCGCTGCCCAAGAGGAACGCTTTAGCGCATTAGAGCGATTGACAACG TTTGAGCTCAAAGAAATGAAGCGTCGTCAGGATGCAGCCGAGGAAGCAGAGCGCCAACGGGTGGAAGCGGAAGCGGCAGCACGTGCTGCGGCCGAAGCAGAAGCCGAAGCAGCCCGACAGGCAGAAGCTGCTGCCGCGCGTGATGCAGCCGATGCACCTGGTTCACCACATTCCACCCGCGAACAAGAGTCAG TTGCCGGCGAAACGGTCGTATCGCGAAGGCATTCCGGCATACCGAAGGAACGGTCCAGCAGTTCGGCAAGTGCATCGGCCGGCGTTAAGGTCAGTCGACGATCCCGCTCCAAAAGCCCGTTCCGCAGCTTCAGATGGAAGCGGACCGCCTCGAAGGCGGACGAGGCAGCCTCCGATGACGAAG GTGGAGCAGATGAAGGTGCACAGGAAGGCGTCCTTACACGCAAACACGAATGGGAATCCACTACGAAGAAAGCATCGAACCGTTCCTGGGATAAA GTATATTGCGTTGCCCGTAGCGGCCGGTTAACGTTCTTCAAGGATCAGAGATCAGCTAAATCGGTACCGGAGCAAACGTTCCGCGGTGAGCCACCACTAGAGCTGAAGGGTGCCCAGATCGAAATCGCCAACGATTacacgaagaagaagcacGTGTTCAGAATCAA GCTATCGAATGGTGGTGAATTCCTGCTCCAGTGTCACGATGATTCCGAGATGCAGCAATGGGTAACGGCTTTGAAAGCACAATGCGAGCTTGACGCTAGCGGCGAAGGTCGTTCGCTAACGCTGCCCGCTTCCTCTCAGAAGGATGAACAGAAGAGACGGTCATTCTTTACACTGAAGAAAAA TTAA